CCCAGACTGCCTGCTCCGTAAAAACCAGCTATCCCTAAGATCCCAATGCTCGTTACAAATGGTATCCGGGCCGATCTGGTTCTCTATGCTGGCCCTGCTCATGCCTGCTGCCGGATAGACAGTGATTTCACCTGCATACACCTGCGATTGGCTGATCATGAAGTCAAAGCGCGCATAATCAACCCCAACGCTCAGAATTTCCGCAAAGCGAATGGCCTCTCTTGATGTTAGCGGCAATTCGAAGTTATGATCAAGCCCTTTTATAGCTCCGCGAGGTAATTCCGGGGTATATACCCGGTTACCATCCAGATCGAAATACCCTATCCGTTGATCGGGTCTTTTCGTATTGGTAGTGACTGAAAGCAAAATCGGCTTACCATTCGCGCACCTTATTCCCATATCGACAAAATGATCATCAGGCGAATTGGGAAGAAGCTTCTCAGCAAAAATCTTCCGTTCAACTCCGTAATACCCCCATTCATGCTCGCGCCGACCATACTCTTTCCCAAGCCACTGCGAAGCCATACCTTTCAACTCCTCCTGATCACCCTGAGCACCTGACGGAAAATAGTTATATCCTGAACCATGGTTTGCCTTTATCACCATGTTTTCTGAAAGCGGCATCTTCTCAATATCATCGACACTGCCTGTTTGCCATAGCGTCAACGGAATTTTCAACGATGGGCACTTGCTCTCGGTATATGCTTTTGACGCAAGCTTGTCACAAAAAACTCTGAATTCCGGATTTTTATCGAACATCTTTCTCCACAACATTTTTTCGTGGTAGCGCTCAGGTATTGCAACATTCGGATGATAACCGACCACTCTTCTGAAGCGCCGATAATAGCGCGAGTAACGAATACGCAGGTACGTGTTAATCACCAGCGAAAAGAGCTTTAATGCCAGTATATCCATTTCTTTACTTTTTGACATTCCGAATTCTTCAGCTTCAGCAGAAAGACAAAGAGAGTAAAACCAATGTAGTACGGAAGCAGAAAATCAGATAAAAAAATAGCTATTCTCATCGGATAAAAACAGTTATACATCAATCCCAACAGCGGAACAACAAGAGTGAACACGACCTGCAAACCATAGATATCTCAGAGCCAAAAAGAGCATGCTTGACATAATCAGCCTTTTCGTCCAAGCGCATGCTTTCACGTGTGGAATTCCAGAAAATGTCTATCCGCCCGTCCTGCGAAACCGATAGAGATTTCCTTTGATTAATCTGCCCTGGTTTCCTATATTCACAGTCCCTGATTTATCACACGGAGAGGTGCGAGAGTGGTTGAATCGGGCGGTCTCGAAAACCGTTGTGCGCGCAAGTGTACCGTGGGTTCGAATCCCACCCTCTCCGCAAAACAGATGACCCCGTTTAAGGCGAACCAATCGTCAGCCTCAAACGGGGTTCTTCGTATCCAGCAGGGCAATCGCCCCCTTCACCGCCATAGCAAGCCCCCCTCAAATCGAGAGAACCAGTTCTGCAAAGCTGTCAAACTGCTTCGGTACAGTAAAATTATCATAGCGGCCCGCTGTAAAGCATCCATTTTTTTCCAATGCGAAATCCATCGCGCTATTGGCTTCAGAGTAGTGGTATGAATCC
This portion of the Chlorobaculum parvum NCIB 8327 genome encodes:
- a CDS encoding ATP-grasp fold amidoligase family protein; translation: MSKSKEMDILALKLFSLVINTYLRIRYSRYYRRFRRVVGYHPNVAIPERYHEKMLWRKMFDKNPEFRVFCDKLASKAYTESKCPSLKIPLTLWQTGSVDDIEKMPLSENMVIKANHGSGYNYFPSGAQGDQEELKGMASQWLGKEYGRREHEWGYYGVERKIFAEKLLPNSPDDHFVDMGIRCANGKPILLSVTTNTKRPDQRIGYFDLDGNRVYTPELPRGAIKGLDHNFELPLTSREAIRFAEILSVGVDYARFDFMISQSQVYAGEITVYPAAGMSRASIENQIGPDTICNEHWDLRDSWFLRSRQSGWKALYAKLLRNYLNRKAMLAA